One Vigna unguiculata cultivar IT97K-499-35 chromosome 11, ASM411807v1, whole genome shotgun sequence DNA window includes the following coding sequences:
- the LOC114170165 gene encoding uncharacterized protein LOC114170165, with the protein MANRRRRSDAGADEIAQAIHRMVDAMHPVAAQPRAIVPPIRAVTMEDVLKHKPSKFNGKATLDEADAWLKECEKIFRQQIQTRQEEVNWVNFRKRFLEKYFPDSAKHALEAEFLTLQQGSKPVQAYIDRFEYLARFYSQGIIEEWRCRKFEGGLRHELRIFLMPLRIREFPILVEQARTVEELEFGSSRITRTQKNTSETRHQKAPYDRSSSPSSGLRCYNYGGPHLRRNCTKAPGSSGASNEYVKYKCEKMGHYASQCPDKKAIEETPSSQKQQRVIVDRPRAAGRVFALTNTEATKSGNLILDRCLLFDNNVLVLFDSGATYSFISQECVSRLGLVVQDLGYELAVSTLASGEVLTNLVCVGCLIEVAGHKFKVNLVCLPLEGLDVILGMDWLSDNHVIMNCRQCSVVFSEADG; encoded by the exons ATGGCGAATAGGAGAAGAAGAAGCGATGCAGGCGCTGATGAGATTGCTCAAGCGATCCACAGAATGGTTGATGCCATGCACCCTGTTGCAGCACAGCCTAGAGCCATAGTGCCACCCATTAGAGCAGTGACTATGGAGGATGTTCTGAAACACAAGCCGTCCAAGTTCAACGGCAAAGCTACCCTTGATGAGGCTGATGCTTGGCTCAAGGAGTGTGAGAAGATATTTAGA CAACAAATACAGACCCGACAAGAAGAGGTGAACTGGGTAAACTTCAGGAAgaggttcctggagaagtaTTTTCCAGACTCGGCAAAACATGCACTCGAGGCGGAGTTTCTGACACTACAACAAGGTAGTAAACCAGTACAGGCTTACATAGACCGGTTCGAGTACTTGGCGAGATTCTACTCGCAAGGGATCATAGAGGAATGGCGTTGTCGCAAGTTTGAGGGAGGCTTGAGGCATGAGCTGCGTATATTCCTGATGCCGCTACGGATCAGAGAGTTTCCAATTCTGGTGGAGCAGGCCAGGACTGTGGAGGAGTTAGAGTTTGGATCTAGTCGAATCACGAGGACGCAGAAGAATACCTCTGAGACCAGACATCAGAAGGCGCCATACGACAGGTCTTCGTCGCCATCTTCAGGCCTGAGATGTTATAATTACGGTGGGCCCCACCTTCGCAGGAACTGTACTAAGGCTCCGGGCAGTTCAGGTGCTAGTAATGAATATGTGAAGTACAAGTGCGAGAAGATGGGACATTATGCGAGTCAATGTCCAGATAAGAAGGCGATCGAAGAAACACCATCATCGCAGAAGCAGCAGAGGGTGATAGTTGATCGACCTCGAGCAGCAGGGAGAGTGTTTGCATTAACCAATACTGAGGCCACTAAGTCAGGTAATCTCATACTTGACCGATGTTTATTGTTTGATAACAATGTTTTGGTACTGTTTGACTCTGGAGCTACTTACTCGTTCATCTCACAAGAATGTGTGAGTAGACTGGGACTAGTAGTCCAAGATTTGGGGTACGAACTGGCGGTCTCGACACTTGCCTCGGGAGAAGTCTTGACCAACTTAGTTTGCGTCGGATGTCTTATTGAAGTGGCAGGACACAAGTTTAAAGTGAATCTCGTTTGTTTACCGTTGGAGGGTCTGGACGTAATACTTGGCATGGATTGGTTATCGGACAATCACGTCATTATGAACTGTAGACAGTGCAGTGTAGTGTTTTCTGAAGCGGATGGGTAA